The Culex quinquefasciatus strain JHB chromosome 2, VPISU_Cqui_1.0_pri_paternal, whole genome shotgun sequence genome contains the following window.
GTCCACTAgattttgcaaacaaacaaGAAAACAGTGATGAAACATCGACCGGAGATTTCAGAGACCACCTGCAACGAATAATTGATGAAGAACATGGAAAACATGTCATGTATCCTACCGCTACGCTTAATATAATGCATCCTCTTGAACATGAAACTCGCAAAATATTAGAAAGTCTTGGAATAACTTCAGAAATGATTGACAAATCAGTCATTAACGGTCCACGCAGTGATATTATAGGAATATATCGAATAATGATCCACAGGCTACAGCGAGAACAgacagttttcaaaaatacaaatggaGGATTaaatattgatcaaaaatttgacTATCAAAGGAAAAAAGGTGCACACCGATCATCAAGTGCAGTTCAAGGAAAAGATAATTGGCAAGAAAAGGGAAATAATAATCATTTAACGTGTGCCATACTTTGAACAAACACAATGatgaacaaataaaattatgtaaatcAGCAGCTAATGTATCGTTATATGAGATGACATTTTCAAACTTGCTACGCTacagaaaccttttttttttatattgaaaatttcttgaaaacgaTAAACGGCGTCACTTTATGCTGTTGCTAGTTTGACCGAGTCACGTAGCCACGAGCgttaacgcttccgcctcgtaaaacccggctcggaccaacacaactggtgatcttttcccttctggctTCGATTGCTTAGTACAGGGATAGTAgtttatcgtcacaaactggaccttatcaggCGAATATATTCCTGAGGTCAATTTAATGATTACGAGATACTTACAACCTTTTCTAAggtcgagtgcaactggctccatatactcaAAAATGATATGGTGTAGTACCTGAAAATGTCCTGTTTTGAGTTGGAATTACTCTCTGGGCAATTAATGTCTCAAACAACGTAGTCGATACCAATTTAACATCTTGTTTTCAACCGATCTTGTagagattttttatattcagTAGATATACGCagtgttaaaataaaacaagactTAAAAACACATGTTGTTTATTTCTGTAATACATGAAAGTATGCTTACTATTGATCGCCTGTGTTTTATAATTCGTTCTTCTGTAGTCTCAAACCAATTGTTTATTGTAACTTACTATTATgtattgtaatttgtaattttgttgggAATATAACAAATCTACTACACAGACATGGAAACTTAAATGTATGGATGTTctgttgaattgaaaaaagctGACGGGAAATGCACTCTGTGGTTTAAATTTGGCCATTTTTGCAACCGTATGCCGCTGCAATAAACCAGTAAAGCATTCATGTTTGGGATCTTGTACCGTATATTATTGCATATTTAATCACTACAAATGGCCAGGTATATTTGCTttgattatgtttatttttgtttgcaaatgaaATGTTGTATGACTTGTTTATGCTATCAGTTACTTTACACATTTTATATTTAGATGTAAATAAAGAACTAAAATAAATAGAGAAGCTTGATGGACTCTCCCATAAGGAGcacttcaataaaataaattaatcatagTAGTTTCAAAGATTCCTAATTAGACTTTTTATTTGACGCTCAAAATTCTCTATCGTTATGAGCTAATACATGTTTTGCAGATATTTATGCTAACACTTACCAAAATGTGTGAATGCATTACAATAAACACGGTACCGTCAGATTGATTTTTGTATGAATTGCTTGACCGTTGCAACGTATTTATAACCACGTGATTAAACAGATTAAGTGGAAGTAAGCAATctgaaaatcaatgtttttcaaCTGAATATCAGGTCCATTGACGACATTGATGGTGGTTTTAGCTTTTCCTAACAGCGCATGGAACACATGCAACTGTTGACTATATCGCTAATTTAAGACAACCTGGGACCTTAAGTTTGATAATTTAAACCGAAAACTTAAACCTGGATGTTTGCTGTCTATGGTAGGATTTCctttgttgttttaaaatatatacacaaacaaattttacaatgtTCATGGTTGCATATACTTATTATTTGCAGATTTAACGCAAATCGAAATAATAAATCACCTATTTCTATTTTACTTAGTCTCACTCTTACTTAGTATCTCATCATTACGCGTCTTCATCCTCCTCTTCTCCATCAACTTCATCcccttcttcttcctcttcatctgaaaaataaagaaaagaaaatttggaatTATTAGTAACAATTCAACGGATATTTCGAAAACGGCGACAAATAAGGTTGATTAATAAAGCAGATTCAAAAACTAACCTTCAGCTTCTATATCCTCCTCTTCACCATAGGGAAGGTCGTACTCTTCATCTTCTCCTTCCACTTCCTCGCCTTCATCATCaacgtcttcttcttcttctcccgCGCCATTTTCATCCTTCTTCACCTTTTTGGATTCTGTGGTTTTTTCCTGTTGGGAGGAAACAAATGAGAATATTTAGTTTACAATGAAAAATATAAGCACAAAATTAAACACAATGTTAATGAACAAACGCCTCATAAAATTACCCTTCATAAAAGAATACAATATTAAAATGCCATAAACGTGTTTGTGTAACACAAATATAAAAGTTCATTGCTCAACTAATACAATGATACAAGAAGCCGGTGTTTTTGCTTCATTTCACATTAGCCTATATAAACAACCCAATGATCTATCATACTTAGATTTCTCACATGTGCTAATTTCACATTTGTATTGGTGTTAAAGTTCTATCTCACTAACACTTATATCGAGGGCTTATATCTTTTCACCAATACCACGCTACTCTCCTCTCAAAACGAAATTACTGAAAAGGACGCCAAGCCaggaaaaaaacgatttttcgatatttcataAATATCCAAGTATTACAAACAAGACATCTgcgatgatgaaaaaaaaaacataattatttcTACAAACACGAACAACAATCTGTCAAGAAAATCGTTTGAAAAGAATTGTGCCAGGGGAAAACGTGCTTTCGTCCGCCatgttaaattatgtttttaaactaaaattacaGCAAATTATTTAACCACCAAAAGTGGTAGTTCAAATGACTatgttaaaaatgtttgcaGAAACAATCGATTGCTTGGAAGGAAAATTTTACCGcgtattttttaaactggttTAAATACACATAGATATAAATGACCAAAAAAGTAAACCACCGGCCGGTAAATTCTACATTCActagtttagaaaaaaaaaacttgtctttatacagaaaaaaaataaatggctCTATAGACTATATTTATCCCACAGTTATAAACTATTTTGCATgtgtttcattatttttttcgaattat
Protein-coding sequences here:
- the LOC6048344 gene encoding acidic leucine-rich nuclear phosphoprotein 32 family member B translates to MSSDNQKSEVEVENVAAADEKAETKEIKGVKRPADEKTTESKKVKKDENGAGEEEEDVDDEGEEVEGEDEEYDLPYGEEEDIEAEDEEEEEGDEVDGEEEDEDA